The proteins below come from a single Dermatophilaceae bacterium Soc4.6 genomic window:
- a CDS encoding M20/M25/M40 family metallo-hydrolase — protein MAVTPDSSSSPLIPASEVARICADLIRIDSSNYGDGSGPGEREAAEYVVGQLTEVGLDPVLVESEQGRANVMVRLEGADPSRPGLVVHGHLDVVPANAADWQVDPFGAEERDGCIWGRGAVDMKDMDAMIIAAVRDLARSGAKPARTTTFCFFADEEAGGTKGSHWAVEQHPEWFEGATEAVSEVGGYSVTVPHHATGEPTRAYLLQTAEKGIAWLELRARGRAGHGSVPNDENAVVRLAQAVARISAHAWPGEYVASVRELLDGLSTITGIPYADDAGLERLLASIPGAAGFVRGTLRDTANFTMLAAGYKQNVIPQSATANLDCRFLPGHEDDLMATVRELAGEFVEVVVLHRDIALETPFSGSLVEAMKQSLLAADPGAAVLPYCLSGGTDNKALALLGLTGYGFAPLRLPADLPFAPMFHGIDERVPVESLVFGATVLRDFLDRA, from the coding sequence ATGGCCGTCACCCCCGATTCGTCCAGCAGCCCCCTCATCCCGGCGAGCGAGGTCGCGCGCATCTGCGCCGACCTGATCCGCATCGACTCGAGCAACTACGGCGACGGGTCGGGGCCGGGCGAGCGCGAGGCCGCAGAGTACGTCGTGGGGCAGCTGACCGAGGTCGGTCTCGACCCGGTGCTGGTCGAGAGCGAGCAGGGCCGGGCCAACGTCATGGTGCGGCTCGAGGGAGCCGACCCCTCGCGGCCCGGTCTGGTCGTGCACGGGCACCTCGACGTCGTGCCGGCCAACGCCGCCGACTGGCAGGTCGACCCCTTCGGCGCCGAGGAGCGCGACGGGTGCATCTGGGGCCGTGGAGCGGTGGACATGAAGGACATGGACGCGATGATCATCGCGGCCGTGCGCGACCTCGCCCGCAGCGGCGCCAAGCCGGCCCGCACGACGACCTTCTGCTTCTTCGCCGACGAGGAGGCGGGAGGCACGAAGGGCTCGCACTGGGCCGTGGAGCAGCACCCCGAGTGGTTCGAGGGGGCGACCGAGGCCGTCAGCGAGGTGGGCGGCTACAGCGTGACCGTGCCGCACCACGCGACCGGTGAGCCGACCCGCGCCTACCTGCTCCAGACGGCCGAGAAGGGCATCGCGTGGCTGGAGCTGCGGGCCCGCGGCCGCGCCGGCCACGGCTCGGTGCCCAACGACGAGAACGCCGTCGTGCGCCTGGCGCAGGCCGTCGCCCGCATCAGCGCCCACGCGTGGCCGGGGGAGTACGTCGCGTCGGTGCGCGAGCTGCTCGACGGCCTCAGCACGATCACCGGCATCCCGTATGCCGATGACGCCGGTCTCGAGCGTCTGCTCGCCTCGATCCCGGGCGCCGCGGGCTTCGTGCGTGGCACCCTGCGCGACACCGCCAACTTCACCATGCTGGCCGCGGGCTACAAGCAGAACGTCATCCCGCAGTCGGCGACGGCCAACCTCGACTGCCGCTTCCTGCCCGGGCACGAGGACGACCTCATGGCCACGGTGCGTGAGCTGGCGGGGGAGTTCGTCGAGGTGGTGGTGCTGCACCGCGACATCGCCCTCGAGACGCCCTTCAGCGGGAGCCTGGTCGAGGCGATGAAGCAGTCGCTGCTGGCGGCGGACCCCGGCGCGGCCGTCCTGCCCTACTGCCTCTCCGGAGGCACCGACAACAAGGCCCTGGCCCTGCTCGGTCTCACCGGTTACGGCTTCGCCCCGCTGCGGCTGCCGGCCGACCTGCCCTTCGCCCCGATGTTCCACGGCATCGACGAGCGGGTGCCGGTCGAGTCGCTGGTCTTCGGGGCCACGGTGCTGCGCGACTTCCTCGACCGCGCCTGA
- a CDS encoding nitroreductase/quinone reductase family protein: MPSDLALKAMNGAHRLALRLSGGRLGREAMGMPVVELTTTGRRSGQRRSVMLTSPLTDDGHLVVVASRGGDDQHPAWFLNLRDDPDVEVSLRGGASRPMTAHVATAEERARIWPLITQRHPNYAGYQRRTTREIPLVVLLARG, from the coding sequence ATGCCCTCCGACCTCGCCCTCAAGGCCATGAACGGTGCCCACCGCCTGGCGCTGCGGCTCAGCGGTGGACGGCTCGGTCGTGAGGCGATGGGGATGCCGGTGGTCGAGCTGACCACGACGGGCCGCCGCAGCGGGCAACGGCGGTCGGTCATGCTCACCTCACCCCTGACCGACGACGGCCACCTCGTCGTCGTCGCCTCACGCGGGGGTGACGACCAGCACCCGGCCTGGTTCCTCAACCTGCGCGACGACCCCGACGTCGAGGTGTCGCTGCGTGGTGGTGCCTCGCGGCCCATGACGGCGCACGTGGCGACCGCCGAGGAACGCGCGCGGATCTGGCCGCTGATCACGCAGCGTCACCCGAACTACGCGGGTTACCAGCGACGGACGACCCGCGAGATCCCCCTCGTGGTGCTGCTCGCGCGGGGATGA
- a CDS encoding IclR family transcriptional regulator yields the protein MTTPRAPGVQSLGRAFEILELMADAGGTASVSQLATQAALPLPTIHRLLRTLVDLGYVRQEPSRRYTLGPRLIRLGEASSRMLRSWSQPLLVELVDALGESANLAMLDRDEVVYVGQAPSRHSMRMFTEVGRRVQPHCTAVGKAILATRSDTEVRALLSRAGMPARTVHTLTDPEAFTKELARVREQGYAVDEGEQEIGVRCVAVVVPDAPTPLAISVSGPTGRMTDELVGRAVPVLGAVAARLSSELAATG from the coding sequence ATGACGACACCGCGGGCGCCGGGGGTGCAGTCGCTGGGCCGCGCGTTCGAGATCCTCGAGCTGATGGCCGATGCCGGTGGCACGGCCAGCGTCTCGCAGCTCGCGACGCAGGCCGCCCTGCCCCTGCCGACCATCCACCGCCTGCTGCGCACGCTCGTCGACCTCGGCTACGTGCGCCAGGAGCCCTCGCGGCGCTACACCCTCGGGCCACGGCTGATCCGGCTCGGTGAGGCCAGCTCGCGCATGCTGCGCTCGTGGTCCCAACCCCTGCTCGTCGAGCTGGTCGACGCGCTCGGCGAGTCGGCCAACCTCGCGATGCTCGACCGTGACGAGGTCGTCTACGTCGGGCAGGCGCCGTCACGGCACTCGATGCGCATGTTCACCGAGGTGGGTCGCCGCGTGCAGCCGCACTGCACGGCCGTCGGGAAGGCCATCCTCGCCACCCGCAGCGACACCGAGGTCAGGGCCCTGCTCTCCCGGGCGGGTATGCCGGCGCGCACGGTGCACACCCTCACCGACCCCGAGGCCTTCACGAAGGAGCTCGCCCGGGTGCGCGAGCAGGGCTACGCGGTCGACGAGGGCGAGCAGGAGATCGGCGTGCGCTGCGTCGCCGTCGTCGTGCCCGATGCCCCGACCCCGCTGGCGATCTCGGTGTCGGGTCCCACCGGGCGGATGACCGACGAGCTGGTCGGCCGGGCCGTCCCCGTGCTGGGTGCGGTCGCGGCGCGGCTGTCGTCCGAGCTGGCCGCCACGGGCTGA
- a CDS encoding alpha/beta hydrolase: MGPGVAVTAWLMQRSARYTVDYGRGLDFTAEAGTRLPRPQRVTVPTRHGRVRCTVQRPPEGVGTGPAPVVVHLHGGAFIMRHPEMDAFYTRLLAAEVGAAVVSVDYDVAPQRAYPVAQHQAHDVAAWFAVHGHELGLDGSRLALSGFSAGGNLAASTALQARDRGTFDPAYVVLVVPALDVHEPGSAKRATIAHPMVDARLLDLVRTTYFRDVSRRTEPYASPLLAPSLTGLSPTLVVTAEYDVLRSEGDVFAARLADDGVTVTHHVVPHRDHYVMVAEDRTQARWVLDLVVARLSDALGTSTGAFGP; encoded by the coding sequence ATGGGTCCTGGAGTCGCCGTCACGGCGTGGCTGATGCAGCGCTCGGCGCGATACACCGTCGACTACGGCCGGGGCCTCGACTTCACCGCTGAGGCAGGCACGCGCCTGCCGCGCCCGCAGCGCGTCACCGTGCCGACGAGGCACGGGCGGGTCCGCTGCACCGTGCAGCGGCCCCCCGAGGGCGTCGGGACGGGGCCTGCGCCCGTGGTGGTGCACCTGCACGGGGGCGCGTTCATCATGCGCCATCCCGAGATGGACGCGTTCTACACCCGACTCCTCGCCGCCGAGGTCGGGGCCGCCGTGGTCTCGGTCGACTACGACGTCGCGCCCCAGCGGGCCTATCCGGTGGCCCAGCACCAGGCCCACGACGTGGCCGCGTGGTTCGCCGTGCACGGCCACGAGCTGGGGCTCGACGGGTCGCGGCTGGCCCTCAGCGGCTTCAGCGCCGGGGGGAACCTCGCGGCCTCCACCGCCCTCCAGGCCCGTGACCGGGGGACGTTCGACCCGGCCTACGTCGTGCTGGTCGTGCCGGCGCTCGACGTGCACGAGCCCGGCTCGGCCAAGCGAGCGACCATCGCCCACCCGATGGTCGACGCCCGTCTGCTCGATCTCGTGCGCACGACGTACTTCCGTGACGTCTCACGGCGGACCGAACCCTATGCCTCACCCCTGCTGGCCCCCTCGTTGACGGGTCTGTCACCGACCCTGGTGGTCACGGCGGAGTACGACGTGCTGCGCAGCGAGGGCGACGTGTTTGCGGCCCGCCTCGCCGACGACGGGGTCACCGTCACCCACCACGTGGTGCCCCACCGAGACCACTACGTCATGGTCGCCGAGGACCGCACGCAGGCCCGCTGGGTGCTCGACCTCGTCGTCGCCCGCCTGAGCGACGCCCTCGGCACCTCCACCGGGGCCTTCGGCCCCTGA
- a CDS encoding cytochrome b N-terminal domain-containing protein: MTTLVPPGAEHATPTGLGGLGVTAEGDGRELAEGSWTAWLRDRITHLVPPGQALPDRQPAYVASWAYVLGVMTLAALAVVVVTGCLLAAGGTTWWHVASLGHFVNSMHLWSVELFFVFMVVHLWSAFWMAAWRGHRGLTWVTGAVAFLGSIGTAFTGYLSQTNFDSQWIAGEAKDGLNSVGIGAFFNVLDPGQMLLVHVTLLPIVVGLLVIAHLVLVRRHGVVPPIGGPLDLDRPGATDTTPDEAAHHATGRVS, from the coding sequence ATGACTACGCTGGTCCCGCCGGGAGCCGAGCACGCCACGCCCACCGGCCTTGGCGGCCTTGGTGTCACAGCCGAGGGCGACGGGCGCGAGCTCGCCGAGGGCAGCTGGACGGCCTGGCTGCGTGACCGGATTACCCACCTCGTCCCTCCCGGGCAGGCACTGCCCGACCGCCAGCCGGCCTACGTGGCCTCGTGGGCCTACGTCCTCGGCGTGATGACCCTCGCGGCCCTGGCGGTCGTCGTCGTCACCGGGTGCCTGCTCGCCGCCGGAGGCACCACCTGGTGGCACGTCGCGTCGCTCGGACACTTCGTCAACTCGATGCACTTGTGGTCCGTCGAGCTGTTCTTCGTCTTCATGGTCGTGCACCTGTGGTCGGCGTTCTGGATGGCCGCCTGGCGCGGGCACCGAGGCCTGACCTGGGTCACCGGCGCCGTGGCTTTCCTGGGCTCGATCGGAACCGCCTTCACCGGCTACCTCTCGCAGACTAACTTCGACTCGCAGTGGATCGCCGGCGAGGCCAAGGACGGGCTCAACTCCGTCGGCATCGGGGCCTTCTTCAACGTGCTCGACCCCGGGCAGATGCTCCTCGTCCACGTGACCCTGCTGCCCATCGTCGTCGGGCTGCTCGTCATCGCGCACCTCGTGCTCGTCCGGCGACACGGTGTCGTCCCCCCGATCGGTGGGCCGCTCGACCTCGACCGTCCGGGAGCCACCGACACGACACCTGACGAAGCCGCCCACCACGCCACGGGGAGGGTGTCATGA
- a CDS encoding DUF5703 family protein, producing MIEYEYRVLTFSRDLTRAEVRRALVDHAEYGQWELARTVTYLGGLRKAWLRRKIIRVRRTA from the coding sequence ATGATCGAGTACGAGTACCGCGTCCTGACCTTCTCGCGCGACCTGACCCGGGCCGAGGTGCGGCGTGCGCTGGTGGACCACGCCGAGTACGGGCAGTGGGAGCTGGCGCGCACGGTCACCTACCTCGGCGGGCTCCGTAAGGCATGGCTGCGCCGCAAGATCATCCGCGTCCGGCGCACGGCCTGA